The Chryseobacterium suipulveris genome window below encodes:
- a CDS encoding glycosyltransferase family 4 protein has protein sequence MNSLLTFSRSNSPTHPHTNTKIAAQLPTFHYLRSQKQDMKKLIRVTTIPLSLDKLLGEQLRFMNGHFDLTAVAAEEEELKRVARKYGVKYFHVEMTRQITPIKDLRAVWKMYRFLRKESPEIIHTHTPKAGLVGMLAGFLAGVPVRAHTVAGLPLLETSGAKRKVLNFVEWFTYRCATHVYPNSFGLKQIILNEKFCNPTKLKVIGKGSSNGIDTEFFNRSHISEDARVTLRNELGISEKDFVFIFVGRLVKDKGINELVKAFCELRNSRDFTFSNNGIDLSNVKLLLVGPLEQELDPLSPETIAEIEKNFNIITTGYRDDVRPYFALSDVLVFPSYREGFPNVVLQAGSMELPAIVTDINGCNEIIKDGENGLIVPAKNSDQLLKAMRKVFDPELRNRLKSNSRTEIVSNYRREIVWNALLEEYGKLLSQNR, from the coding sequence GTGAATTCACTATTGACATTTTCCCGCTCCAATTCACCAACTCACCCACACACCAACACAAAAATTGCCGCCCAGCTTCCGACTTTTCATTATCTTCGCAGCCAGAAACAAGACATGAAAAAACTCATCCGCGTTACCACTATTCCGCTTTCCTTAGACAAACTTCTGGGGGAGCAACTGCGTTTTATGAACGGGCATTTTGATCTAACTGCGGTTGCTGCGGAAGAGGAGGAGCTGAAAAGAGTGGCCCGAAAATATGGAGTAAAGTATTTTCATGTTGAAATGACGAGGCAAATTACCCCGATTAAGGATTTACGGGCCGTTTGGAAAATGTACAGGTTTCTACGAAAAGAAAGCCCGGAAATTATTCACACCCATACTCCTAAAGCGGGATTGGTTGGAATGTTGGCTGGTTTTCTTGCGGGTGTTCCGGTTCGTGCGCATACCGTTGCAGGATTGCCTTTACTGGAAACAAGTGGAGCAAAAAGGAAAGTTCTGAATTTCGTGGAATGGTTTACGTACCGGTGCGCAACGCATGTTTATCCGAACTCTTTTGGATTGAAACAAATTATCCTTAACGAAAAATTCTGTAATCCCACAAAACTTAAAGTCATCGGGAAAGGGAGTTCCAACGGGATCGATACTGAATTTTTTAACCGTTCTCATATTTCTGAAGACGCCAGAGTTACTTTACGCAATGAGTTAGGAATTTCTGAAAAAGACTTTGTTTTTATATTTGTCGGGCGATTGGTAAAAGATAAGGGAATCAACGAATTGGTAAAAGCATTTTGTGAACTTCGAAACAGCAGAGATTTTACATTTTCCAATAATGGCATCGATTTATCGAATGTGAAACTTCTCCTGGTAGGACCACTGGAACAGGAACTCGATCCGCTTTCACCGGAAACCATTGCTGAGATTGAGAAAAACTTCAATATCATTACCACGGGTTACCGCGATGATGTGCGTCCTTATTTTGCGCTATCGGATGTATTGGTATTTCCGAGTTACCGTGAAGGATTTCCGAATGTGGTGCTTCAAGCAGGTTCGATGGAGCTTCCAGCCATTGTAACCGATATTAACGGCTGCAATGAAATAATCAAGGATGGCGAAAATGGACTTATTGTTCCGGCAAAGAACAGTGATCAGCTTCTGAAAGCGATGCGGAAAGTTTTTGATCCAGAACTCAGAAACCGTCTAAAAAGTAACTCCAGAACAGAAATTGTATCCAATTACCGGCGAGAAATAGTATGGAACGCACTCCTTGAGGAATACGGAAAACTTCTTAGCCAAAACCGTTGA